Below is a window of Dehalococcoidales bacterium DNA.
AATCCCGATGCTGCCGGCGCCGTCGTCTTCGACTACGATATCGCCCGCTTTGAGGATGGGGTTGGTGATCTTAACCTGGCTGCCGTCCGGATCCATGTTGACGGGGCCTCCACCGACATTTCCGGTCAGATCAACTTCCCGTTCCCGCGGAGATCTCCTGCGGCCCAGGGCGCTGCGGCACAACAGACCACGGCTTCCGGTAAGACGCTGGACGTGTCCATCCTGTACGCTACTGGTGTAGGGACCTAATAATGAATAAACCTTTTGAAGAGCTACTTAAACGGTTAAGCGCACTCGAGAGCATTCACGGTCTCTTCGATACGGCGGAGAAGGAAGTAGTCGAGCATATCGGCCTCCCGATCTGCATGGAAAACTGTGGAAAATGCTGTGAGAACAACGTCGTAATGGCCTGGGGAATTGAGGTCGAGGACATCGCCACCTACCTTATCAGCGACGACAAACTTCTTAACAAGGTTATGGACCGCTGCGAGGCATGGATGAAAGAATCGACAGGACCGGTGTTCACGGTCAAGCAGCTCCTCAGAGACCAGACCCGTTTGATGAAAAGGGCTCGCGAAATATTTACCGGACGTTGCCCTCTCATGGAAGGGACTAGATGCCTGATACACCCGGTTCGACCGGTTGCTTGTCGGTCCTTCGGTGTAACCACCTACCCTCGTGGTTGCAAAAGACCCCCGGGATTCGGTGAAACTATCGACCGCCGAGCTTATAACCAGGGCATGGCTATTCCCATTATGGAAGCGGTTAACGCCTTCCTGGTCGATTGCTCCGATAAACCCTATGATACCTCAGTCGGATTTTTGCCCATGATGCTCATGTCCCGACTGAGGGCAAGGGAATTCGCCGGACTGGTCGACTCCGGAAAGGTAGATCCGGTCAAGCTGGTTAAAAACCAGGTACACTCGCTCGCCGCCCTGGTCGAAAGCCAGTTCAACACCTTTG
It encodes the following:
- a CDS encoding YkgJ family cysteine cluster protein, translating into MNKPFEELLKRLSALESIHGLFDTAEKEVVEHIGLPICMENCGKCCENNVVMAWGIEVEDIATYLISDDKLLNKVMDRCEAWMKESTGPVFTVKQLLRDQTRLMKRAREIFTGRCPLMEGTRCLIHPVRPVACRSFGVTTYPRGCKRPPGFGETIDRRAYNQGMAIPIMEAVNAFLVDCSDKPYDTSVGFLPMMLMSRLRAREFAGLVDSGKVDPVKLVKNQVHSLAALVESQFNTFEMAGDKALQKVEEKAIKTGPLTFVIK